In a genomic window of Candidatus Binatia bacterium:
- a CDS encoding protein phosphatase 2C domain-containing protein: MRFESWSKTDIGLVRETNQDHVGCYPEIGLYVVADGMGGHADGEVASRIAVETLHEAYAGDDDTLPGRTLPQLPAASSGPLAWLSRLKRSWTEKAETKAEESDEDGGERDVARLEAAVQNANRRIFDLGHEGGGPATRAMGTTVIALVASPSARRVAWAHVGDSRLYRLRDGKLELLTADHTRFGEPYRAGGPVPLDLPHTNQLVLALGVERSVPVSVGSDAVRPGDVFLLASDGITGLVPPERIAQILRDMRSPAEAGEELIRLALAAGGSDNASAVVLRAVED; this comes from the coding sequence ATGCGGTTCGAGAGCTGGTCGAAGACCGACATCGGGCTGGTCCGCGAGACCAATCAGGACCACGTCGGCTGCTATCCCGAGATCGGTCTGTACGTCGTCGCGGACGGCATGGGCGGTCACGCCGACGGCGAGGTCGCGAGCCGCATCGCCGTCGAGACCCTGCACGAGGCCTACGCCGGCGACGACGACACCCTGCCCGGCCGCACGCTGCCGCAGCTCCCGGCGGCGTCGTCCGGTCCGCTCGCCTGGCTCTCCCGCCTGAAGCGCAGCTGGACGGAGAAGGCCGAAACCAAGGCCGAGGAGAGCGACGAGGACGGCGGCGAGCGCGACGTCGCGCGCCTCGAGGCCGCGGTGCAGAACGCGAATCGGCGCATCTTCGACCTCGGCCACGAAGGCGGCGGACCCGCGACGCGCGCCATGGGCACCACCGTGATCGCGCTCGTCGCGTCACCGTCGGCGCGGCGGGTGGCGTGGGCGCACGTCGGCGACAGCCGGCTCTACCGCCTGCGCGACGGCAAGCTCGAGCTGCTCACCGCCGACCACACGCGCTTCGGCGAGCCCTACCGCGCGGGCGGCCCGGTGCCGCTCGACCTGCCGCACACCAACCAGCTCGTCCTCGCGCTCGGCGTCGAGCGCTCGGTGCCGGTCTCCGTCGGCTCCGACGCGGTCCGCCCGGGCGACGTCTTCCTGCTCGCGAGCGACGGCATCACCGGGCTCGTCCCGCCGGAGCGGATCGCGCAGATCCTGCGCGACATGCGCTCGCCCGCGGAAGCCGGCGAGGAATTGATCCGGCTCGCGCTCGCCGCCGGCGGCAGCGACAACGCGAGCGCGGTCGTGCTGCGCGCGGTGGAAGACTGA
- a CDS encoding phosphosulfolactate synthase, with the protein MLDLLNLPPRSAKPRDVGVSHVIDKGLGLRQVEDLLATCSDYIDIVKLGWGTGYVTQNIREKIEMYRAAGIPVCFGGTLLEVAILQGRFDAYRDMVRSFGVTHVEISNGVIDLTMKEKAKYIRQLAKEFTVLSEVGSKDSEKIIPPFRWVELIQSDLDAGAWKVICEARESGTVGLYFGSGEVRAGLIDEIIAKVDPADLIFEAPQRAQQCFMVRKLGPEVNLGNIATTDVIGLETLRLGLRADTMAVFHDVETWNRKRGAELDAEMPHPERRSRAAAKRRHLTKIG; encoded by the coding sequence ATGCTTGACCTCCTCAATCTCCCCCCGCGCAGCGCCAAGCCGCGTGACGTCGGCGTGAGCCACGTCATCGACAAGGGCCTCGGTCTCCGGCAGGTCGAGGACCTGCTCGCGACCTGCTCGGACTACATCGACATCGTCAAGCTCGGCTGGGGCACCGGCTACGTGACCCAGAACATCCGCGAGAAGATCGAGATGTACCGCGCGGCCGGCATCCCGGTGTGCTTCGGCGGTACGCTGCTCGAGGTCGCGATCCTGCAGGGCCGCTTCGACGCCTACCGCGACATGGTGCGCAGCTTCGGCGTGACGCACGTCGAGATCTCGAACGGCGTCATCGACCTGACGATGAAGGAGAAGGCGAAGTACATTCGCCAGCTCGCGAAGGAGTTCACCGTGCTCTCCGAGGTCGGCAGCAAGGACTCGGAGAAGATCATCCCGCCCTTCCGCTGGGTCGAGCTCATCCAGTCGGACCTCGACGCCGGCGCCTGGAAGGTGATCTGCGAGGCGCGCGAGAGCGGCACGGTCGGGCTCTACTTCGGCTCGGGCGAGGTGCGCGCCGGTCTGATCGACGAGATCATCGCCAAGGTCGATCCGGCGGACCTGATCTTCGAGGCCCCGCAGCGCGCGCAGCAGTGTTTCATGGTGCGCAAGCTCGGACCCGAAGTGAACCTCGGCAACATCGCCACCACCGACGTGATCGGCCTCGAGACGCTGCGCCTCGGCCTGCGCGCCGACACCATGGCGGTGTTCCACGACGTCGAGACCTGGAACCGCAAGCGCGGCGCCGAGCTCGACGCCGAGATGCCGCACCCCGAGCGGCGCTCGCGCGCGGCGGCGAAGCGTCGCCACCTGACGAAGATCGGCTGA